Proteins encoded together in one Cicer arietinum cultivar CDC Frontier isolate Library 1 chromosome 4, Cicar.CDCFrontier_v2.0, whole genome shotgun sequence window:
- the LOC101493950 gene encoding uncharacterized protein translates to MDINKRSSNKACASCKFQRRKCSKDCPLAPYFPANKPKTFSNAHRLYGVSSISKLLKRINNDKKDEAMTSIIYESNIRSMFPIYGCTGVINILQGKLHNARLELNYIQNLLNICKQNYASQQQNLLPMGNNFISMPSTSCQIPNDPICNNIGDRSYFYDNSENNNFMLSHIIPNDVNNITSIDSKNELEVNVETGVSGVFSNGADIQLMEENSNLMATQGDLEHNYFGVDVQSAYDDYDTELSRLFHGEQHPPITPKDAPKSSSVGSGEQELDKNSKHGDK, encoded by the exons ATGGATATTAACAAAAGAAGCTCAAACAAGGCTTGTGCATCTTGCAAATTTCAAAGAAGAAAGTGTTCTAAAGATTGTCCTTTAGCTCCTTATTTTCCAGCCAATAAACCAAAAACTTTTAGCAATGCTCATCGTTTGTATGGTGTTTCCAGCATTTCAAAATTACTAAAACgcataaacaatgataaaaaagaTGAAGCAATGACGTCAATTATTTATGAGTCCAATATTCGTTCTATGTTTCCAATTTATGGATGTACCGGTGTTATTAATATTCTTCAAGGTAAGTTACATAATGCCAGGTTAgaattaaattatatacaaaatttACTAAATATTTGTAAGCAAAATTACGCTTCACAACAACAAAATCTTCTACCAATGggtaataattttatttcgatGCCTTCTACTAGTTGCCAAATTCCAAATGATCCAATATGTAACAATATTGGTGATCGATCTTATTTTTACGACAatagtgaaaataataattttatgctTAGTCATATCATCCCTAATGATGTTAACAATATTACTTCCATTGATTCAAAAAATGAGTTGGAAGTGAATGTTGAAACGGGAGTGAGTGGTGTATTTAGCAATGGTGCTGACATTCAACTCATGGAGGAAAATTCTAATTTGATGGCAACACAAGGAGATTTGGAACATAATTATTTTGGTGTCGATGTCCAAAGTGCATATGATGATTATGATACAGAATTGAGTAGGTTGTTTCATGGTGAACAACATCCACCAATTACGCCAAAGGATGCACCTAAATCGTCCAG TGTGGGGTCAGGTGAACAAGAACTTGATAAAAATAGCAAGCATGGGGACAAATGA